From the Leptolyngbya sp. O-77 genome, one window contains:
- a CDS encoding alpha/beta fold hydrolase, translating into MTLDFSASRSPETNGWQHCFIETNRIRLHCVTQGEGELVVLLHGFPEFWYSWRHQIPALAKHFKVVVPDLRGYNDSDKPSAGYDLDTLSADIQGIIENLGYLKAHIVGHDWGGAIAWHLAQTVPQRLHRLAILNAPHPHRLMQEMSSNFDQLRRSWYMLAFQVPGLPEWLIRQNLRNFVTTAMQEFCVRKGAFSRRDMDIYQAALEKPGVLTAAINYYRQLLSPRRLMREWGRSPLPVTVPTLVLWGEDDHFLNQSLLENLDALVKAPLRLTRIADCGHWIQQEVPQTVNRELLNFLRQPYPA; encoded by the coding sequence ATGACCCTCGATTTTTCCGCTTCGCGATCGCCCGAAACCAATGGCTGGCAGCACTGCTTTATTGAAACCAACCGCATCCGTCTGCACTGCGTGACGCAGGGAGAGGGCGAACTAGTGGTGTTGCTGCATGGGTTTCCGGAGTTCTGGTATTCCTGGCGGCACCAGATTCCAGCACTGGCAAAACATTTCAAAGTCGTCGTGCCGGATCTGCGCGGCTACAACGATTCCGATAAGCCCAGCGCGGGCTACGACCTGGACACGCTCAGCGCCGACATCCAGGGCATTATTGAGAACCTGGGCTATCTAAAGGCGCATATCGTTGGGCACGACTGGGGCGGGGCGATCGCCTGGCACTTGGCGCAGACCGTTCCCCAGCGGCTGCATCGGCTGGCAATTCTGAACGCGCCCCATCCGCACCGTCTGATGCAGGAGATGTCGAGCAATTTCGATCAACTGCGGCGGAGTTGGTACATGCTGGCGTTTCAGGTGCCGGGGCTGCCGGAATGGCTAATTCGCCAAAACCTGCGAAACTTTGTGACCACAGCGATGCAGGAATTCTGCGTCCGCAAGGGAGCCTTTAGCCGTCGAGATATGGACATTTATCAGGCCGCGCTAGAGAAACCCGGCGTACTGACGGCAGCGATCAATTACTATCGACAACTGCTGTCGCCCCGACGGCTGATGCGCGAATGGGGGCGATCGCCCCTGCCCGTCACCGTGCCCACCCTCGTTTTGTGGGGTGAAGACGACCATTTCCTGAACCAGTCCCTTTTGGAAAACCTGGATGCCCTAGTCAAAGCGCCGCTGCGCCTGACTCGCATCGCCGACTGTGGCCACTGGATTCAGCAGGAAGTGCCCCAGACGGTCAACCGCGAACTGCTCAACTTTTTGCGGCAGCCATATCCCGCATAG
- a CDS encoding phycobilisome rod-core linker polypeptide, producing the protein MQHTPISIHPNSSQTEREAALQQIYRQVLERQPYSYERRILGRLEKDFLANRIGVRRFLRELGQSEVYLNAFYFNTSNYKFIERCLKHFLGRALLNHEEMQHYGNILARQGATGLISTLLDSEEYRKAFGGFTIPHARAQSCYESPKAYLETHVLNQEYAGRRGNAVPTLIWHELGLNCDTGVCRHPEADEALEPPLPGIADHLPDSFLALLRGDNQELDTATVRELVASLSPQQRKALQQAILS; encoded by the coding sequence ATGCAACACACACCCATTTCGATTCATCCCAATTCCTCTCAGACCGAGCGCGAAGCCGCCCTCCAGCAAATCTATCGGCAAGTCCTCGAACGCCAGCCCTACAGCTATGAACGGCGAATCTTGGGACGGTTGGAAAAGGACTTTCTGGCCAACCGGATCGGGGTACGGCGGTTTCTGCGCGAACTGGGACAGTCCGAGGTATATCTCAACGCCTTTTACTTCAACACGTCTAACTACAAATTTATAGAGCGCTGTCTGAAGCATTTCTTGGGGCGGGCGCTGCTCAACCACGAAGAAATGCAGCACTATGGCAACATTCTGGCCCGACAGGGCGCAACAGGGCTAATTTCCACGCTGCTCGACTCAGAAGAATATCGCAAGGCGTTTGGTGGGTTCACGATTCCCCATGCCCGCGCCCAGTCGTGCTACGAATCGCCCAAAGCCTACCTGGAAACCCATGTGCTAAATCAGGAATACGCAGGACGACGGGGCAACGCTGTGCCAACCCTCATCTGGCACGAGCTAGGGCTAAACTGCGACACAGGCGTATGCCGCCACCCAGAAGCTGACGAAGCCCTAGAGCCGCCGCTACCAGGGATTGCCGACCACTTGCCAGACTCCTTCCTGGCGCTGCTTAGAGGAGACAATCAGGAACTAGACACGGCTACGGTTCGGGAACTGGTCGCCTCTCTCTCGCCGCAGCAAAGAAAAGCCCTCCAGCAGGCAATCCTGAGTTGA
- a CDS encoding formylglycine-generating enzyme family protein, whose translation MFNQSTPELMPVEFEVLTLLPTGEVGDRRTGRAKLWKESLAAGVALEMVILPGGPFTMGAPREEEGWHPSQFPQHLVTLRPFSLSKYPVTQAQWRAVAALPVVGRSLDPDPAHFKGDYHPVEQVSWLEAVEFCDRLTAHTGRPYRLPSEAEWEYACRGGTETPFHVGETLTTDLANYSGVDWEYQGRLCNRGSYGQGPQGEDRRETLPVGYFAHANAFGLCDLHGNVREWCQDTWHDTYADAPTDGTAWGNGRDPKRRILRGGSWNVGPRSCRSAFRSRAEGDRGLYDIGFRVACGWDGFA comes from the coding sequence ATGTTCAATCAGAGTACACCGGAACTAATGCCGGTGGAGTTTGAAGTGCTGACCCTATTGCCGACTGGCGAAGTGGGCGATCGCCGCACGGGTCGAGCCAAGCTCTGGAAAGAATCTCTGGCTGCGGGCGTAGCGCTGGAGATGGTGATTTTGCCGGGAGGCCCGTTTACGATGGGCGCACCCAGAGAAGAGGAGGGCTGGCATCCTTCGCAGTTTCCCCAGCATTTGGTTACGCTGCGACCTTTTTCCTTGAGCAAATATCCCGTGACGCAGGCCCAGTGGCGAGCCGTAGCGGCGCTGCCTGTGGTAGGGCGATCGCTCGACCCAGATCCCGCCCATTTCAAAGGCGATTACCATCCGGTGGAGCAGGTGTCGTGGCTGGAGGCGGTGGAATTTTGCGATCGCCTCACCGCGCACACGGGCCGTCCCTACCGCCTGCCCAGCGAGGCCGAGTGGGAATACGCCTGTCGCGGCGGCACAGAGACTCCTTTTCACGTCGGCGAAACCCTTACCACCGACCTGGCAAATTACTCCGGAGTGGACTGGGAGTATCAGGGGCGACTGTGCAACCGGGGCAGCTACGGGCAGGGGCCCCAGGGCGAAGACCGCCGCGAGACCTTGCCTGTGGGCTATTTTGCCCATGCCAATGCCTTTGGACTCTGCGACCTGCATGGCAATGTGCGCGAGTGGTGTCAGGATACCTGGCATGACACCTACGCCGATGCGCCGACAGACGGAACCGCGTGGGGAAACGGGCGCGACCCCAAACGGCGCATACTGCGGGGCGGCTCCTGGAACGTGGGGCCCCGCAGTTGTCGCTCTGCTTTTCGGTCGCGGGCCGAGGGCGATCGCGGCCTGTATGACATTGGTTTTCGGGTCGCCTGCGGCTGGGACGGGTTTGCTTGA
- a CDS encoding phycobilisome protein, translating to MLTLSHTLDRSLRNADGTYLDQQGLQTLSAYVQTYQTRLDAYQQLRDRSTPMIHQALKKLAQVHPELIQQHGQRCLYDMTEVVRYIALSVLRDDETFFKEQMMSWLDTILMAHKRHSHCATAYRYLQEAIAANLSPAANTLISPYLDSVVLALQSHA from the coding sequence ATGCTCACCCTTAGCCACACCCTAGATCGAAGTTTGCGAAACGCTGATGGCACTTATCTGGATCAGCAAGGACTGCAAACCCTGAGTGCCTACGTGCAAACCTATCAGACCCGGCTAGATGCCTATCAGCAATTGCGCGATCGCAGCACGCCAATGATTCACCAGGCGCTCAAGAAGCTGGCGCAGGTGCACCCAGAGCTAATCCAGCAGCATGGACAGCGCTGTTTATACGACATGACCGAAGTCGTTCGCTACATTGCCCTCTCAGTGCTGCGCGATGACGAAACATTTTTCAAAGAGCAGATGATGTCTTGGCTCGACACCATCCTGATGGCCCACAAGCGCCATAGCCACTGCGCCACGGCCTATCGCTATCTCCAGGAGGCGATCGCCGCCAACCTCTCGCCCGCCGCCAATACGCTCATTTCTCCGTACCTGGATAGCGTTGTTCTGGCGCTGCAATCCCACGCCTAG
- the psb35 gene encoding photosystem II assembly protein Psb35, with product MVLLMDVAAGGGFPVWFTVVYVVGFIAAVTIGSIAWYNSKRPPGWEAKERPDIVPKIDEDPK from the coding sequence ATGGTGCTGTTGATGGATGTAGCCGCAGGTGGCGGTTTTCCAGTGTGGTTTACGGTAGTCTACGTGGTGGGGTTTATTGCGGCCGTCACCATCGGCTCGATCGCCTGGTATAACTCGAAGCGGCCGCCGGGTTGGGAAGCCAAGGAGCGCCCAGACATCGTTCCGAAGATCGACGAAGACCCCAAGTAG
- a CDS encoding TIGR04376 family protein: protein MSLFDDLSTFLEARLDEFLRDNPHLELQALEDNLRDQEEETIRLLGDLRLKESRLQQEILNTAQEVQLWHARVEKAKEKGRTDLAQPAEEHEATLLRQGNHLWGQMEALRQRIQETIALQKQIQQKRKEVSAQAAQARTARPATSVDQQWQTAGWQNYNTSTTGGASPQDLEKAFRQWEMDEEIEELKRNIGKG, encoded by the coding sequence ATGAGCCTTTTTGACGACCTCAGCACGTTTCTGGAAGCCCGCCTGGACGAGTTTTTACGCGATAATCCCCATCTGGAATTGCAAGCCCTCGAAGACAACTTGCGAGATCAAGAAGAAGAGACAATTCGCTTGCTGGGCGACCTGCGGCTGAAGGAAAGTCGGCTCCAGCAGGAAATTTTGAATACAGCGCAAGAAGTTCAGCTTTGGCACGCCCGCGTAGAAAAGGCAAAAGAGAAGGGGCGCACGGATCTAGCGCAGCCCGCCGAGGAACATGAGGCAACGCTGCTGCGCCAGGGAAACCATCTCTGGGGGCAGATGGAAGCCCTGCGCCAGCGCATTCAAGAAACGATCGCCCTCCAGAAACAGATTCAGCAAAAGCGCAAGGAAGTGTCGGCCCAGGCAGCCCAGGCGCGAACCGCCCGCCCTGCGACCTCAGTTGACCAGCAGTGGCAAACCGCTGGCTGGCAAAATTACAACACCTCGACCACGGGCGGAGCCTCTCCCCAAGATTTGGAAAAAGCCTTTCGCCAGTGGGAAATGGACGAAGAAATTGAAGAATTGAAGCGGAATATAGGCAAAGGCTAA